One window of the Allosaccharopolyspora coralli genome contains the following:
- the thiC gene encoding phosphomethylpyrimidine synthase ThiC, translating into MADVRPHTSTDQHTITTGPIRGSRKVYHDTDEGLRTPARRIDLANGEHLDVYDTSGPYTHDPATVDVHRGLEPLRQGWATEHPTQLAAAKAGAVTKEMRFIAAREGVRPEFVRDEVAIGRAVICANRKHPEIEPMIIGKNFLVKVNANIGNSAVTSSVEEEVEKMVWAARWGADTIMDLSTGKRIHETRERILRNSPVPIGTVPIYQALEKVDGSPEKLTWEIYRDTVVEQCEQGVDYMTVHAGVLLRYVPLTAQRVTGIVSRGGSIMAAWCLAHHRESFLYEHFSELCEILRSYDVTFSLGDGLRPGSIADANDRAQFAELETLGELTRIAKSHDVQVMIEGPGHVPMHKIAENVRLEEELCEEAPFYTLGPLATDIAPGYDHITSAIGAATIAQAGTAMLCYVTPKEHLGLPNRDDVKAGVIAYKIAAHSADLAKEHPRAQEWDDALSKARFEFRWQDQFHLALDPDTALAYHDETLPAEPAKTAHFCSMCGPKFCSMKITQDVRRYAEEHGLTSVEAIEAGMREKSEEFADSGNSVYLPVVD; encoded by the coding sequence ATGGCCGACGTGCGCCCTCACACGTCCACCGACCAGCACACCATCACCACGGGCCCGATCCGCGGCTCGCGCAAGGTCTACCACGACACCGACGAGGGTCTGCGCACTCCGGCGCGACGCATCGACCTCGCCAACGGCGAACACCTCGACGTCTACGACACCTCGGGCCCCTACACCCACGATCCGGCCACAGTGGACGTCCACAGGGGACTTGAACCGCTGCGGCAAGGATGGGCGACCGAGCACCCGACCCAACTCGCTGCCGCGAAAGCCGGTGCCGTCACGAAAGAAATGCGCTTCATCGCCGCACGCGAGGGCGTCCGCCCCGAGTTCGTGCGCGACGAGGTCGCGATCGGGCGCGCGGTCATCTGCGCCAACCGCAAGCACCCCGAGATCGAACCGATGATCATCGGGAAGAACTTCTTGGTGAAGGTCAACGCCAACATCGGCAACTCGGCGGTCACCTCGTCCGTCGAGGAAGAGGTCGAGAAGATGGTGTGGGCCGCGCGCTGGGGCGCGGACACGATCATGGATCTGTCCACCGGCAAACGAATTCACGAGACCCGCGAGCGCATCCTGCGCAACTCACCGGTCCCGATCGGCACCGTTCCGATCTACCAGGCGCTGGAGAAAGTCGACGGTTCTCCGGAGAAGCTCACCTGGGAGATCTACCGGGACACCGTCGTCGAGCAGTGCGAGCAGGGCGTCGACTACATGACCGTCCACGCGGGAGTGTTGCTGCGCTACGTCCCGCTCACCGCGCAGCGCGTCACCGGCATCGTCTCCCGCGGTGGCTCGATCATGGCCGCGTGGTGCCTCGCCCACCATCGCGAGAGCTTCCTCTACGAGCACTTCTCCGAGCTCTGCGAGATCCTGCGCTCCTACGACGTGACGTTCTCCCTCGGCGACGGACTGCGGCCCGGCTCCATCGCCGACGCCAACGACCGCGCCCAGTTCGCCGAGCTGGAAACCCTCGGCGAACTCACCAGGATCGCCAAATCGCACGACGTGCAGGTGATGATCGAGGGTCCCGGGCACGTGCCCATGCACAAGATCGCCGAGAACGTGCGGCTCGAGGAGGAGCTGTGCGAGGAGGCGCCGTTCTACACCCTCGGGCCGCTGGCCACCGACATCGCTCCCGGCTACGACCACATCACCTCCGCGATCGGTGCCGCGACCATCGCGCAGGCCGGGACGGCGATGCTGTGCTACGTCACCCCGAAGGAACACCTCGGTCTGCCGAACCGCGACGACGTCAAGGCAGGCGTGATCGCCTACAAGATCGCCGCGCACTCCGCCGACCTCGCCAAAGAGCACCCCCGGGCCCAGGAGTGGGACGACGCACTGTCGAAGGCGCGCTTCGAGTTCCGCTGGCAGGACCAGTTCCACCTGGCCCTCGACCCGGACACCGCGCTCGCCTATCACGACGAGACACTGCCCGCCGAGCCCGCCAAGACGGCGCACTTCTGCTCGATGTGCGGCCCGAAGTTCTGCTCCATGAAGATCACCCAGGACGTGCGCCGATACGCCGAGGAGCACGGCCTCACCAGCGTCGAGGCCATCGAGGCCGGGATGCGGGAGAAGTCCGAGGAGTTCGCCGACTCCGGCAACTCCGTCTACCTCCCCGTCGTCGATTGA
- a CDS encoding Uma2 family endonuclease, translating into MTAEVLLPSAWENLVRTWQELDVPEGWRAEIIEESIVMTPPPDTGHNLIASRVTKALVRAIPDDWEIFQTQGVSVPLRSSVFIPDLVVIPRERVPGGDPAEPTPIEHALLAVEITSRSNADTDRKTKLWSYAHGGVPLYLLVDRFAENGPEVMLYSNPENGIYQDTHRAPFGKPVTLPAPCELTIDSGEF; encoded by the coding sequence GTGACTGCTGAAGTTCTTCTGCCGTCCGCTTGGGAGAACCTGGTTCGGACGTGGCAGGAGCTGGACGTCCCTGAGGGCTGGCGCGCGGAGATCATCGAGGAGAGCATCGTCATGACCCCGCCGCCGGACACCGGGCACAACCTGATCGCCAGCCGAGTGACCAAGGCACTGGTGCGAGCGATTCCCGACGACTGGGAGATTTTCCAGACCCAGGGCGTGTCCGTGCCGCTGCGGAGCAGCGTGTTCATTCCCGACTTGGTGGTGATCCCACGGGAGCGGGTGCCGGGCGGCGATCCTGCCGAGCCGACGCCGATCGAGCACGCACTCCTGGCCGTCGAGATCACCTCGCGCAGCAACGCCGACACGGACCGGAAGACCAAGCTGTGGTCCTACGCGCACGGAGGCGTGCCGCTGTACCTGCTCGTCGATCGGTTCGCCGAGAACGGGCCGGAGGTCATGCTCTACTCGAACCCGGAGAACGGCATCTACCAGGACACTCACCGCGCGCCGTTCGGCAAACCGGTGACACTACCGGCGCCCTGTGAGCTGACGATCGACTCCGGCGAGTTCTGA
- a CDS encoding Uma2 family endonuclease — MAAEVLLPSAWENLVRTWQELDVPEGWRAEIIEERIVMTPPPDTGHNLIADRVHKTLVRAVPDEWAILQTQGVAVPLRSSLLIPDLVVIPRKRLAACEEPGPTPIEHALLAVEITSNSTTNTDRKTKLWSYAHGGVPLYLLLDRFAEGGPETLLYSNPSGGICQDTHRAPFGELVTLPAPFELTIDSGEF; from the coding sequence ATGGCTGCTGAAGTCCTTCTGCCGTCCGCTTGGGAGAACCTGGTTCGGACGTGGCAGGAGCTGGACGTCCCGGAGGGCTGGCGCGCGGAGATCATCGAGGAGCGCATCGTCATGACCCCGCCGCCGGACACCGGGCACAACCTGATCGCAGACCGAGTACACAAGACGCTCGTGCGTGCGGTCCCGGACGAGTGGGCGATCCTGCAGACCCAAGGCGTCGCGGTCCCGTTGCGCAGCAGCCTGCTCATCCCCGATCTCGTGGTGATTCCGAGGAAACGGCTTGCTGCCTGCGAAGAGCCCGGGCCGACGCCGATCGAGCACGCACTACTCGCAGTGGAAATCACGTCGAACAGCACCACGAACACCGACCGGAAGACCAAGCTCTGGTCCTACGCGCACGGAGGCGTGCCGCTGTACCTGCTTCTCGACCGTTTCGCGGAAGGCGGCCCGGAGACGCTGCTGTATTCGAATCCGTCCGGCGGGATCTGTCAGGACACTCACCGCGCGCCGTTCGGCGAGCTGGTGACGCTCCCGGCGCCCTTTGAGCTGACCATCGACTCCGGCGAGTTCTGA
- a CDS encoding peptide deformylase — protein MAVHPIRIVGDPVLHHPTRRVEAFDAELRTLVDDMFETMAVANGVGLAANQIGVDLRVFVYDCPDDTGAQHRGVVVNPELETSERPDGMMPDPDDDWEGCLSVPGENFPTGRAEHARVKGSAVDGSPVDVEGTGFFARCLQHETDHLDGHLYLERLVGRHARAGKKAVKRNGWGVPGLSWDPREESDPFDDEM, from the coding sequence ATGGCTGTGCACCCGATCCGCATCGTCGGCGACCCCGTTCTGCACCACCCGACCAGGCGGGTCGAAGCCTTCGATGCCGAGCTGCGGACACTCGTCGACGACATGTTCGAGACGATGGCCGTCGCGAACGGCGTCGGACTCGCGGCCAACCAGATCGGCGTGGACCTGCGGGTGTTCGTCTACGACTGCCCGGACGACACCGGCGCGCAGCATCGCGGCGTCGTCGTCAACCCCGAGTTGGAAACCTCGGAGCGCCCGGACGGGATGATGCCGGATCCCGACGACGACTGGGAAGGCTGCCTGTCGGTCCCCGGGGAGAACTTCCCCACCGGGCGCGCGGAACACGCGCGGGTCAAAGGGTCTGCTGTGGACGGTTCTCCTGTGGACGTGGAAGGAACCGGATTCTTCGCGCGGTGCCTGCAACACGAGACCGACCACCTCGACGGGCATCTCTACCTCGAGCGGCTCGTCGGCAGGCACGCCCGAGCGGGGAAGAAGGCCGTCAAACGCAACGGGTGGGGCGTTCCTGGCCTGTCGTGGGACCCGCGCGAGGAATCCGACCCGTTCGACGACGAGATGTGA
- a CDS encoding DUF3263 domain-containing protein, with protein sequence MATSSPELAAEIPSADGALDERERGILAFERQWWKRSGAKERAIRELFDMSSSRYYQLLNAILDRPEAFRADPMLVKRLRKVRASRQRARAARRLGIELH encoded by the coding sequence ATCGCGACGTCCTCGCCGGAGCTGGCCGCCGAGATCCCGTCGGCGGACGGGGCGCTCGATGAGCGCGAGCGCGGGATCCTCGCGTTCGAACGTCAGTGGTGGAAGCGCAGCGGGGCCAAGGAACGGGCGATTCGCGAACTGTTCGACATGTCCTCGTCGCGCTACTACCAGCTGCTCAACGCGATCCTGGACCGGCCCGAGGCATTCAGGGCCGACCCGATGCTGGTCAAACGTCTCCGCAAGGTGCGCGCGAGCAGGCAGCGCGCGCGGGCCGCCCGACGACTGGGAATCGAGTTGCACTGA
- a CDS encoding LytR C-terminal domain-containing protein: MSTPGPSGRTVAGFALVGVGVLAAVVGFTTLGSGERDSVAQPPESSVVTPPPEETQTSELQLPGEEETAPPTQDSPPPRPPSPADPPPAEPPQPPRPPEQGGEQSAEGTVVRVYNNSTISGLAERAAADFRGVGSVVAETGNYAQGTIYTTTIYYRPGTPEEEQARFLAEQFDARAEPRFPGLAESSDGVIAIVTNDYQGPKDGK, translated from the coding sequence ATGAGCACTCCTGGACCGTCCGGCCGGACCGTGGCCGGCTTCGCCCTCGTCGGTGTGGGCGTGCTGGCCGCCGTGGTCGGCTTCACGACCCTCGGTTCCGGCGAACGGGACAGTGTGGCACAACCGCCGGAGTCCTCGGTGGTGACGCCGCCACCCGAGGAGACGCAGACCTCGGAACTGCAGCTGCCGGGCGAGGAGGAGACGGCGCCTCCCACGCAGGACAGCCCGCCCCCGCGGCCTCCGTCGCCCGCGGACCCCCCACCGGCCGAGCCGCCGCAGCCGCCGCGCCCGCCGGAGCAGGGCGGCGAGCAGAGCGCCGAGGGCACCGTCGTTCGCGTCTACAACAACAGCACGATCTCGGGGCTCGCCGAGCGGGCCGCCGCGGATTTCCGTGGCGTCGGCTCGGTGGTCGCCGAGACCGGAAACTACGCACAGGGCACGATCTACACCACGACGATCTACTACCGTCCCGGCACTCCGGAGGAGGAGCAGGCGCGGTTCCTCGCCGAGCAGTTCGACGCTCGCGCCGAGCCCCGCTTCCCAGGCCTGGCCGAGTCCAGTGACGGGGTCATCGCGATCGTCACGAACGACTACCAAGGTCCGAAGGACGGCAAGTAG
- a CDS encoding AAA family ATPase → MSASITLTLRLSSSAADTRRGVVRLHPEVLDALGLRAWDAVQLTGSRTTVALAAAAERGAATGVVLADEIALSNLGLAEGTEVVVAPCRVSTARRVTVSGSRIAAASVPADTVRLALTGKVFRTGDTVSLLPQDLAPHTRGGAPEVRRRLSNTLGRTWTTELITIASTEPEGAVVVQPSTVVDWRSAATGSAALAEPPPAPGSSAATVAEPVPEPVDSPDEPATDSPRELAVETTDLVGAQDNALRLAEWLRLSFDQPGLLRHLGATPELGVLLSGPAGVGKATLGRSVAASVGATLVEVNAPSIAALEPATAAKRWRSALAEATAGSRCVLLVTDVDDLLPASDPPPVATVALDALREAISTAGLAVVVTSSRTESVDPRLREPGLVDRELTFSLPNTAQRTDLLRVLLRQAPLENDVAFDDVAEQTPGFVAADLVALCREAAVRAAMRHGSADTATDSEPRIAQQDLLDAVSSVRPLSMSTSDTLRTGGLTLDEVGDMVETKQSLSESVLWPLQYPDSFTRLGVDPPRGVLLYGPPGCGKTFLVRALAGSGKLNVLSVKGAELLDKFVGESERAVRELFLRARNAAPSLVFLDEVDSLAPRRGQSSDSGVGDRVVAALLTELDGVEPMRDVVVLGATNRPELIDPALLRPGRLERLVYVPPPDSDARTEILRAAATNTPLASDVDIRSLADELDGYSAADCAALVRESALTAMRESLDAAEVSARHFASARESVRPSLDPEQLASLESYATQRGN, encoded by the coding sequence GTGTCCGCATCGATCACCCTGACGCTCCGCCTGTCCTCCTCGGCCGCCGACACCCGGCGCGGCGTCGTCCGGTTGCACCCCGAGGTCCTCGACGCGCTCGGGCTGCGTGCGTGGGACGCCGTGCAGCTCACCGGCAGCAGGACCACCGTCGCGCTGGCGGCGGCAGCCGAGAGAGGCGCCGCCACCGGAGTCGTTCTCGCCGACGAGATCGCGCTGAGCAACCTCGGCTTGGCCGAGGGCACGGAGGTCGTCGTCGCGCCGTGCCGGGTGAGTACCGCCCGGCGGGTGACGGTGTCGGGCTCGCGGATCGCCGCGGCGTCCGTTCCGGCCGACACCGTCCGGCTGGCGCTGACCGGCAAGGTGTTCCGGACCGGCGACACCGTCTCGCTGTTGCCGCAGGACCTGGCGCCGCACACGCGCGGCGGGGCCCCGGAGGTTCGTCGCAGGCTGTCGAACACGCTCGGCCGGACGTGGACTACCGAGCTCATCACCATCGCCTCGACCGAGCCCGAAGGGGCCGTCGTGGTGCAGCCCTCGACGGTCGTGGACTGGCGGAGCGCCGCCACCGGGTCGGCGGCACTCGCAGAACCCCCACCGGCACCGGGCTCGTCGGCGGCGACCGTCGCCGAGCCGGTTCCGGAGCCCGTGGACTCACCCGATGAGCCGGCCACGGACTCCCCTCGCGAGCTCGCAGTGGAGACAACCGACCTCGTCGGCGCGCAGGACAACGCGTTGCGCCTGGCCGAATGGCTGCGGCTCTCGTTCGATCAGCCCGGCCTGCTGCGCCACCTCGGCGCGACACCGGAGCTCGGCGTTCTGCTGAGCGGGCCGGCCGGCGTCGGCAAAGCCACCCTCGGACGCTCCGTGGCCGCGTCGGTCGGCGCCACGCTCGTCGAGGTCAACGCACCGAGCATCGCCGCGCTCGAACCGGCGACGGCGGCGAAGCGGTGGCGGTCCGCGCTCGCGGAGGCCACCGCCGGTTCCCGGTGCGTGCTGCTCGTGACCGATGTGGACGATCTGCTGCCCGCGTCCGACCCGCCGCCGGTCGCCACGGTCGCGCTCGACGCACTGCGCGAGGCGATCAGCACCGCAGGGCTCGCCGTGGTAGTCACCAGCTCGCGGACCGAGTCGGTCGACCCGCGCCTGCGGGAACCCGGCCTCGTGGACCGGGAACTCACCTTCAGCCTCCCGAACACGGCGCAACGGACGGACCTGCTGCGCGTCCTGCTGCGGCAAGCACCGCTGGAGAACGACGTCGCCTTCGACGACGTCGCCGAGCAGACGCCGGGATTCGTCGCCGCCGACCTCGTCGCGCTGTGCCGGGAAGCCGCGGTCCGCGCCGCCATGCGACACGGATCCGCCGACACCGCAACGGATTCCGAGCCACGGATCGCCCAGCAGGACCTGCTCGACGCGGTGTCCTCGGTTCGACCACTGTCGATGTCTACTTCGGACACACTGCGAACTGGAGGCCTGACCCTCGACGAGGTCGGCGACATGGTCGAGACCAAGCAGTCCTTGTCCGAGTCCGTCCTGTGGCCGCTGCAGTACCCTGACTCGTTCACCAGGCTCGGCGTCGACCCGCCGCGCGGGGTGCTGCTCTACGGTCCACCCGGCTGCGGCAAGACGTTCCTCGTGCGGGCACTCGCAGGCAGCGGCAAGCTCAACGTGCTGTCGGTGAAGGGTGCCGAGCTGCTCGACAAGTTCGTCGGCGAGTCCGAACGCGCCGTGCGGGAACTGTTCCTGCGTGCCCGCAATGCCGCGCCGTCGCTGGTGTTCCTCGACGAGGTCGACTCGCTCGCGCCCCGCCGCGGACAGTCGTCCGACTCGGGCGTCGGGGACCGCGTGGTGGCGGCGCTGCTCACCGAGCTCGACGGCGTGGAGCCGATGCGCGACGTCGTCGTGCTCGGCGCGACGAACCGGCCGGAACTCATCGATCCCGCGCTGCTGCGACCGGGCAGGCTCGAACGTCTCGTGTACGTCCCGCCACCGGACTCCGACGCGCGTACGGAGATCCTCCGGGCGGCCGCGACGAACACCCCACTCGCGTCCGATGTGGACATCAGGTCCCTCGCGGACGAACTCGACGGCTACTCCGCGGCCGACTGTGCCGCACTGGTTCGGGAATCCGCGCTGACGGCGATGCGGGAGTCACTCGACGCCGCCGAAGTGTCCGCGCGACACTTCGCCTCCGCGCGAGAATCGGTTCGGCCCTCGCTCGATCCCGAGCAACTGGCGTCGTTGGAGAGCTACGCGACCCAACGTGGGAACTGA
- the pssA gene encoding CDP-diacylglycerol--serine O-phosphatidyltransferase, whose product MRSSPGVRLLPNAITVLAMCAGLSAVQFALNQQLTGAIAAVAVAAVLDGLDGRIARLLDATTKMGAELDSLSDAMSFGVAPALTLYVWHLQGNRLGWVVALVFAVCMVLRLARFNTLLDDDEQPPFTKEFFVGVPAPAAGLLALLPLLLTAQFGQGWWSNQTVLMLWILAIAALAVSRVPTLSLKTVKVPPRMVAPLLVLVALLAAGVIVFPRISLAVALVVYLAHVPYAVYRYSWLAQHPEAWSAPPRERRAIRRTQRRLGLRPPLRRSVAGAARRVRLARRNGQRNRQGKRTLGIRRER is encoded by the coding sequence ATGCGCAGCAGCCCCGGCGTCCGGCTGCTGCCGAACGCGATCACCGTCCTCGCGATGTGCGCGGGCCTGTCGGCCGTGCAGTTCGCCCTCAACCAGCAGCTCACCGGCGCCATCGCCGCCGTGGCGGTGGCCGCCGTCCTGGACGGGCTCGACGGGCGCATCGCGCGGCTGCTGGACGCCACCACCAAGATGGGTGCCGAGCTCGACTCGCTCTCCGACGCCATGTCGTTCGGTGTCGCACCCGCACTGACGCTCTACGTTTGGCACCTGCAGGGCAACCGCCTCGGCTGGGTCGTGGCCCTCGTGTTCGCGGTGTGCATGGTGCTGCGGCTCGCACGCTTCAACACCCTGCTCGACGACGACGAACAACCGCCGTTCACCAAGGAGTTCTTCGTCGGCGTCCCCGCCCCGGCGGCCGGACTGCTCGCGCTGCTGCCGCTGTTGCTGACGGCGCAGTTCGGTCAGGGCTGGTGGTCGAACCAGACCGTGCTGATGCTGTGGATCCTCGCGATCGCCGCGCTGGCCGTCAGCCGGGTGCCGACCCTGTCGCTGAAGACCGTGAAGGTGCCGCCTCGCATGGTCGCGCCGCTGCTCGTGCTCGTGGCGCTGCTCGCGGCAGGCGTGATCGTGTTCCCGCGGATCTCGTTGGCCGTGGCGCTGGTGGTCTACCTCGCGCACGTGCCGTACGCGGTCTACCGGTACTCGTGGCTCGCCCAGCATCCGGAGGCGTGGTCGGCACCCCCGCGCGAACGCCGCGCCATCCGCCGTACGCAGCGCCGTCTCGGGCTGCGTCCACCACTGCGCCGCAGCGTCGCAGGCGCCGCTCGCCGGGTTCGGCTCGCCCGCCGCAACGGGCAGCGCAACCGCCAGGGGAAACGTACTCTCGGCATCCGCCGGGAGCGGTGA
- a CDS encoding phosphatidylserine decarboxylase has translation MSSDDHAPTSTPAHLARLARDTVPPMHPAGRPFVLGAAALTLLLRRRSRIAGLAGGLLTAWCAWFFREPRRVTPDRGGIAVAPADGTVSRVESATPPPELGLGATPMTRVSVFLTVFDVHVQRLPVTGEATTVAYRPGRFLSADLDKASEDNERNSVLLRAESGHDVAVVQIAGLVARRIVCSVNEGDKVLAGHTYGLIRFGSRVDLYVPAGSRILVESGQRTIGGETVLAELPVPRVSERA, from the coding sequence ATGAGCAGCGACGACCACGCCCCCACCAGCACACCGGCGCACCTGGCCAGGCTCGCCAGGGACACCGTGCCGCCGATGCACCCCGCCGGGCGCCCCTTCGTCCTCGGCGCCGCCGCGCTGACGCTGCTGCTGCGGCGCCGCTCCCGGATCGCCGGTCTGGCCGGAGGCCTCCTCACCGCTTGGTGCGCCTGGTTCTTCCGCGAGCCGCGCCGTGTCACACCCGACCGGGGCGGAATCGCCGTCGCCCCTGCCGACGGCACCGTCTCGCGCGTCGAGTCGGCCACCCCGCCGCCGGAACTCGGCCTCGGGGCCACGCCGATGACGCGGGTGAGCGTCTTCCTCACCGTGTTCGACGTGCACGTGCAGCGGCTCCCCGTCACCGGCGAGGCCACGACCGTGGCCTACCGGCCGGGCAGGTTCCTCTCCGCCGACCTCGACAAGGCCAGCGAGGACAACGAGCGCAACTCGGTCCTGCTGCGTGCCGAGAGCGGCCACGACGTCGCGGTCGTGCAGATCGCGGGACTCGTCGCACGCCGCATCGTGTGCTCGGTCAACGAAGGCGACAAGGTTCTCGCCGGGCACACGTACGGGCTGATCCGGTTCGGCTCCCGCGTCGACCTGTACGTCCCCGCGGGGTCCCGCATCCTCGTCGAGTCCGGCCAGCGGACCATCGGCGGCGAGACCGTGCTCGCCGAACTGCCCGTCCCCCGGGTAAGCGAGCGGGCGTGA
- a CDS encoding M48 family metallopeptidase, with product MALVVGLGAIALVTFRYDPGSGLRAACAALLVAVIVGLTLRSVLASRVRPRGVPVTRAAQPDLWQDVESIADDAGARPPDEIRITSEPNACVREDTTLLGLRSRRSYLEIGLPLVAGLTVSELRSVLAHEMGHLAESSKLRTMCYRATVSVEQTSTDLSGGVVKWLFDGYARLYKTMASAANQSLELDADAIAVKIAGKRAAITALRKTTAIEVGWREYGDEFLSMANCAERTPDVLLGFRSFLDHPPRKQDLAERAKKAIEEERPRGMHPTTARRIAAMKKLPGGNRNLDERPAWSLLREPRRTVPALEDELLIDGLGPRAPWPELGKLAGDKQASHKAAMLSSAVLQSGVPVDPALGGVLQAIHRGNGRDLVNPVLNPGLSPENVDQAAVDTLTELLGAAVVDALVRAGLAHHVHDWGGRPQVRLANGQPLDPDGLVRPAVVDPQHIPGLHRTLVGMGVPLHHKQPPAEDPEPVPSGLVSSVQVAGSRFELVVTDRGLVLVPSSASTTQRLLAGVLASARQQENEQLAELLSTPVRDLQEAEGAQWVDSRDVSSAHWEQRTGGWTLTVRLFWDDYALSTLDTEMVEVLGEDTAELELRCTPDSEERGTPYEGLGELMGARMDLDDHVS from the coding sequence GTGGCACTCGTCGTCGGCCTCGGCGCGATCGCGCTCGTGACGTTCCGCTACGACCCCGGCAGCGGCCTGCGCGCCGCCTGCGCCGCGCTGCTCGTCGCCGTGATCGTCGGGCTGACGCTGCGATCGGTGCTCGCCTCCCGGGTCCGCCCCAGGGGAGTTCCGGTGACTCGCGCCGCGCAGCCTGACCTGTGGCAGGACGTCGAGTCGATCGCCGACGACGCCGGTGCCCGGCCACCGGACGAAATCCGCATCACCTCCGAGCCGAACGCCTGCGTGCGCGAGGACACGACGCTGCTCGGCCTGCGATCCCGCCGAAGCTACCTGGAGATCGGACTGCCGCTGGTCGCCGGACTCACCGTCAGCGAGCTGCGTTCGGTGCTGGCCCACGAGATGGGCCATCTCGCGGAGTCGAGCAAGCTGCGCACGATGTGCTACCGCGCCACCGTCAGCGTCGAGCAGACCTCGACCGACCTCAGCGGCGGTGTCGTGAAGTGGCTGTTCGACGGCTACGCGCGGCTTTACAAGACGATGGCCTCCGCGGCGAACCAGAGCTTGGAGCTGGACGCGGACGCGATCGCCGTGAAGATCGCAGGCAAGCGGGCAGCGATCACCGCGCTGCGCAAGACCACCGCCATCGAGGTCGGTTGGCGGGAGTACGGCGACGAGTTCCTCAGCATGGCCAACTGCGCCGAGCGGACCCCGGACGTGCTGCTCGGATTCCGCTCGTTCCTGGACCACCCACCGCGCAAGCAGGACCTCGCGGAACGGGCGAAGAAGGCCATCGAGGAGGAACGCCCCCGAGGCATGCATCCGACGACGGCACGCCGGATCGCGGCGATGAAGAAGCTGCCCGGCGGCAACCGCAACCTCGACGAGCGGCCCGCGTGGTCACTGCTGCGGGAGCCGCGTCGCACGGTCCCTGCACTCGAGGACGAGCTGCTCATCGACGGCCTCGGACCCCGCGCGCCGTGGCCCGAACTGGGCAAGCTCGCGGGTGACAAACAGGCGTCCCACAAGGCGGCGATGTTGAGTTCGGCGGTGCTGCAGAGCGGTGTACCGGTCGACCCGGCGCTCGGCGGTGTGCTCCAGGCGATCCACCGAGGCAACGGCCGGGATCTGGTGAACCCGGTGCTCAACCCGGGGCTGAGCCCGGAGAACGTCGACCAGGCCGCGGTGGACACGCTGACCGAGCTGCTCGGCGCCGCGGTGGTCGACGCACTGGTCCGTGCGGGGCTGGCCCACCACGTGCACGACTGGGGTGGCAGGCCACAGGTCCGCCTGGCGAACGGGCAACCCCTCGACCCCGACGGTCTGGTGCGCCCCGCCGTGGTCGATCCGCAGCACATCCCTGGCCTGCATCGCACGTTGGTGGGCATGGGAGTGCCGTTGCACCACAAGCAACCGCCTGCCGAGGACCCGGAGCCCGTGCCGTCCGGGCTGGTGAGTTCGGTGCAGGTGGCGGGCTCCCGGTTCGAGCTGGTGGTCACCGACCGTGGCCTGGTGCTGGTGCCGTCGAGCGCGAGCACCACCCAGCGGCTGCTGGCCGGGGTGTTGGCCAGTGCCCGCCAGCAGGAGAACGAACAGCTCGCCGAGCTGCTGTCGACGCCGGTGCGGGACCTGCAGGAAGCCGAGGGCGCGCAGTGGGTCGACAGCCGGGACGTGTCCTCGGCCCACTGGGAGCAGCGCACTGGAGGCTGGACGTTGACGGTGCGATTGTTCTGGGACGACTACGCACTGTCGACGCTCGATACCGAGATGGTCGAGGTGCTCGGCGAGGACACGGCCGAGCTGGAGCTGCGGTGTACCCCGGATTCCGAGGAGCGGGGCACCCCCTACGAGGGCCTGGGCGAGCTGATGGGCGCCCGCATGGATCTCGACGATCACGTAAGCTGA